The Bartonella krasnovii sequence GTTTTGTTTATCTGCGTGCTTCAATAATTTTGAAACCATGGGCTTGTTCATGGATCAACACTGTGCGGAAAATATCTTTTAACAATGTTTCATAGGGTAAGTGGCGGTTTGCAACAAGAAGTAGACTGCCACCTGGCCTTAGGCATTTTTCAGCATTTATAATAAAATGTTTTCCTAAGAAGACATCTGTTGTTTGTTGTGTGTGAAACGGTGGATTTGAAATGATTGTGTCATACAGATTTTTGACAGGTTCATGCACAAGGTCATGCCAATAAAAATGAATTGGAAAAGGAGCTGTTGCGAGGTTAAGGTGTTGCTTTGCTGCTTTCAAAGCGTTGTAGTCTGCTTCATAGAGATCAAGAGTCGTAAGTTTTACATCGCTTTCAAGTGCAACGTGAGAAAGATAGCCCCAGCCAGCTCCAAAATCAGCTGTTTTCCCAGAAATAACTTTGGGCAGATAAGAAGCAAGGGCAGCAGATCCTAGATCAATACGGCCATGTGAGAACATACCAGAAGTGGTTTGAAATTTATCAAAAGAAAGCGGTGGTGAGCGCAATTGTGCAATATTTTGTTTTTCTATTTGTGGAGGAACTTGCAGCCAAAATACGAGACCATGACTTTTAGACAGTTTATGGGTAATGGGAACAATTTTTTTGACCCATTTCATCATTGAAGCAGCACCAGCTGTTTTATTTCCACTGATCACAATCCATCCACTGGGTTTAACGCATTCTAATAAATCAAGGAAACAATTTTGGTTAAAACCACGATATTTGCTCAGGTGCAAAAGCGCACCATCATAAATGAGAGTTTTATCTATTTGAGGAGAGCAGTGAAATTGAGTATCGACAAATTTTAAAAAATCTGGTCGCCAAGGCGTGATGACTTTTAAATTTTGTGCCCATTCTGGAGCAGGGACCTCCGTTAAACCGAAACTTAACCAGCATTGGTTTGGATCTGGATAAGGGAGAGCATGATTTTCAAAAGGTAAAAATGATAACACATGTGATTCTTTCAAAGAAAAATGCCACTCCAATGTTGGGATGGCATTTCATTATTACGATAAGAAGAAAAAATTACTCTTCTTTTTTCTTCCGACGACGCTTATTTTCAGGCTGTTTTTTTTCATCCATGCACTTTTCTTCTCTCACCGATTGATCATCGGTAATTTCCTTTCCGGTTTCTTGATCAACAACCTTCATTGATAACCGAACTTTTCCACGTTCATCAAAGCCCATAAGTTTAACCCAAACTTTATCA is a genomic window containing:
- a CDS encoding class I SAM-dependent methyltransferase; the encoded protein is MLSFLPFENHALPYPDPNQCWLSFGLTEVPAPEWAQNLKVITPWRPDFLKFVDTQFHCSPQIDKTLIYDGALLHLSKYRGFNQNCFLDLLECVKPSGWIVISGNKTAGAASMMKWVKKIVPITHKLSKSHGLVFWLQVPPQIEKQNIAQLRSPPLSFDKFQTTSGMFSHGRIDLGSAALASYLPKVISGKTADFGAGWGYLSHVALESDVKLTTLDLYEADYNALKAAKQHLNLATAPFPIHFYWHDLVHEPVKNLYDTIISNPPFHTQQTTDVFLGKHFIINAEKCLRPGGSLLLVANRHLPYETLLKDIFRTVLIHEQAHGFKIIEARR